One window from the genome of Rufibacter tibetensis encodes:
- a CDS encoding aldo/keto reductase, giving the protein MEFKQLGASGLKVPVLSFGTATFGGGGEFFKAWGNTQVDEAIRMINLCMEAGVNFFDTADIYSQGMSEEILGKAIEGQRDKMIISTKGTFPFGEGPNNQGSSRFHLMKQVEGSLKRLNTDYIDLYHMHGFDGNTPVEETLRTLDDLVQSGKIRYIAASNFSGWHLMKSLAVSEKYGWNKYVAHQVYYSLTNREYEWELMPLGLDQNVGAIIWSPLAAGRLGGKYRRGQPHPQDGRIAQGGSPVPEAVVNEEVFYNIIDVLDEIAAETEKTVAQVSLNWLLQRPTVSSIIIGARNEEQLKQNLGSVGWNLTKEQVKRLDAASETPTIYPYWHQRQNTKLNPLPPLYKGLK; this is encoded by the coding sequence TAAACAACTAGGGGCATCTGGGCTGAAGGTGCCCGTGCTTAGCTTCGGAACGGCCACTTTTGGCGGTGGTGGCGAATTCTTCAAAGCTTGGGGCAACACGCAGGTAGACGAAGCCATCAGAATGATCAACCTGTGCATGGAGGCCGGAGTTAACTTCTTTGACACTGCCGATATTTATTCCCAAGGCATGTCAGAAGAAATTCTGGGCAAGGCCATTGAAGGCCAACGGGACAAAATGATCATCTCTACCAAGGGCACCTTCCCTTTCGGTGAAGGTCCAAACAACCAAGGCTCTTCCCGTTTTCACCTGATGAAGCAGGTGGAAGGCAGCCTCAAACGACTGAACACAGATTACATTGACCTGTACCACATGCACGGCTTTGACGGCAATACTCCGGTGGAGGAAACCCTACGGACGCTGGATGACTTGGTGCAAAGTGGTAAAATACGGTACATTGCCGCCTCCAACTTCTCTGGCTGGCACCTAATGAAATCTTTGGCTGTTTCTGAAAAATACGGCTGGAACAAGTACGTCGCCCACCAAGTCTACTATTCTTTAACCAACCGTGAGTATGAGTGGGAACTGATGCCGCTAGGTTTGGATCAGAATGTAGGTGCCATTATCTGGTCTCCTCTGGCTGCTGGCAGATTAGGCGGAAAATACCGCAGAGGCCAGCCGCATCCTCAGGATGGCCGCATCGCACAAGGTGGCAGCCCGGTTCCCGAAGCCGTAGTCAACGAAGAAGTTTTTTACAACATCATTGATGTGCTGGATGAAATTGCTGCAGAAACCGAAAAGACCGTTGCGCAAGTATCTTTGAACTGGCTTTTGCAACGGCCAACCGTTTCCAGTATTATTATTGGCGCCAGAAATGAAGAACAGCTAAAGCAGAACCTGGGATCAGTTGGCTGGAACTTGACCAAAGAGCAGGTGAAGAGACTGGATGCGGCAAGTGAGACACCTACTATTTACCCATACTGGCACCAACGGCAGAACACAAAACTGAACCCGCTTCCGCCCTTGTACAAAGGCTTGAAATAA
- the miaA gene encoding tRNA (adenosine(37)-N6)-dimethylallyltransferase MiaA, with translation MKPKHFLVVVVGPTAVGKTDFCVQLAKKFQTDILSMDSRQFFKELKIGTAKPSPREQGGVVHHFIDSHSILEEYNAGQYEEDALKLLQNLFKEHEVVIATGGSGLYVRALCEGLDEMPEILPGIREELSQQLDQEGLPVLVQRLQEVDPEYAAEVDTQNPQRVVRALEVCLSSGQPYSSFRTKTTGKGRDFHLIKIGLNRDREELYERIDQRMDLMLKQGLLDEVKQMLPYRQHQALQTVGYTELFYYLDGLYAFEEAVRVLKRNSRRYAKRQLTWFNRDPEIQWFHPDQFTQVLEYIQSEITKAK, from the coding sequence ATGAAGCCAAAGCATTTTTTAGTAGTGGTAGTTGGCCCAACGGCCGTTGGCAAAACTGATTTCTGCGTTCAGTTGGCCAAAAAGTTTCAAACCGATATTCTGTCTATGGACTCGCGGCAGTTCTTTAAGGAGTTAAAAATTGGTACCGCCAAACCAAGTCCAAGGGAGCAGGGTGGGGTTGTGCACCATTTCATTGATTCCCATTCCATTCTGGAGGAGTACAATGCCGGGCAGTACGAAGAAGATGCGCTGAAACTATTGCAAAACCTTTTCAAGGAGCATGAAGTAGTCATTGCCACAGGAGGCTCCGGGCTTTATGTGCGGGCGCTGTGCGAAGGCTTAGATGAAATGCCAGAAATTCTTCCGGGTATAAGGGAAGAATTGAGTCAGCAGCTGGATCAGGAAGGACTTCCGGTTCTGGTACAGCGCTTACAGGAAGTGGACCCTGAGTATGCCGCAGAGGTAGACACGCAGAATCCTCAGCGGGTAGTGCGGGCCTTGGAAGTATGTCTGAGTAGCGGACAGCCCTATTCCTCCTTCAGAACTAAAACCACGGGCAAAGGACGAGACTTCCACCTCATTAAGATAGGCCTTAACCGAGATCGGGAGGAACTGTACGAACGGATTGACCAGCGTATGGACCTGATGTTAAAGCAAGGCCTCTTAGACGAAGTAAAACAAATGCTGCCTTACCGGCAACACCAGGCCCTTCAAACGGTTGGCTATACCGAGTTGTTCTATTACTTAGATGGGCTTTATGCCTTTGAAGAGGCAGTGCGGGTACTTAAACGTAACAGCCGCCGGTACGCCAAACGCCAACTAACCTGGTTTAACCGTGATCCTGAAATTCAATGGTTCCACCCAGATCAATTCACTCAGGTTTTGGAGTACATCCAAAGTGAAATAACCAAAGCGAAATAG